In Paenibacillus guangzhouensis, a single window of DNA contains:
- a CDS encoding M15 family metallopeptidase produces MKKRFFLLVILLLCGYIAVQQITQGEQKKSGNQYDRAQEKTPEEEYRTIEIAKDQVYQGNLLLVNKEHPVQQEAIKSDVIQLSQNEELVQGYRLQDDTIQVSESVGRVFMEMVQAAQKDNVDNFIINSGYRSMEEQEQLHRKKAAGVAMPAGYSEHNLGLALDIGSTKMKMEHAPEGKWLEENSWEYGFILRYPRDKTEITGTMYEPWHFRYVGLPHSAIMKKNNFSLEEYLAYLREQKQVAVPIDGETYDIYYYPISAETTIDVPIDKNYQISGDNMGGVIVTLSPSLAREAKTNR; encoded by the coding sequence ATGAAAAAGAGGTTTTTTTTGCTTGTCATCCTTTTGCTGTGTGGTTATATCGCGGTTCAGCAGATTACACAGGGTGAGCAGAAGAAGTCAGGTAACCAATACGATCGGGCACAAGAAAAAACTCCCGAAGAGGAGTATCGAACCATAGAAATCGCAAAAGATCAGGTTTATCAAGGCAATCTGTTACTGGTGAACAAAGAGCACCCCGTTCAGCAAGAAGCTATCAAATCGGATGTCATCCAGCTTTCTCAGAATGAGGAGCTGGTACAGGGATACCGTTTGCAGGATGACACGATTCAGGTGTCGGAGAGCGTGGGACGGGTGTTTATGGAGATGGTTCAAGCAGCACAAAAAGATAACGTGGACAATTTTATCATCAACAGCGGATATCGAAGCATGGAAGAACAGGAGCAACTCCATAGGAAAAAGGCTGCGGGGGTTGCCATGCCTGCGGGCTATAGCGAACACAATCTCGGACTGGCTCTCGATATCGGGTCTACCAAAATGAAAATGGAGCATGCACCCGAGGGGAAATGGTTGGAGGAAAATTCTTGGGAATACGGATTTATTTTGCGCTATCCAAGGGACAAGACAGAAATTACTGGCACCATGTATGAACCCTGGCATTTTCGTTACGTAGGGCTGCCGCATAGTGCGATTATGAAGAAGAACAACTTTTCACTGGAAGAATATCTGGCTTACCTGAGAGAGCAAAAACAGGTCGCTGTTCCTATCGATGGTGAAACCTATGATATCTACTATTACCCGATTTCCGCAGAGACAACAATTGATGTTCCAATCGATAAAAACTATCAGATTTCAGGTGACAATATGGGGGGAGTTATTGTAACCCTCTCCCCTTCTCTGGCGAGGGAGGCGAAAACTAACCGATGA
- a CDS encoding pectinacetylesterase family protein — MKRIYKILLTAIGGIILIFGALAGYVYFFMLEKPAEPDKWAAAERYVWNKIKFDQDAQVISADGSEYYLLANKGAAAENKLIIYFSGGGVAWDAVTATHPISLGNVMKSGKIKYYFPNIPFFKVSTLGGLLKNNNPDNPFNGWNIVYIPYSTGDLHIGNAFKEYTDAKGKPFTMRYNGQANTRAALEWITNHFAAPEKILIAGESAGGFGAAFWAPEIAKCYPTARIYQYSDSSYLNADRWPDIIDNEWKANFAATFGYEVHGDLISSVFAANRKLLPDNAVLLQSNTLYDELLFDFEKDLNGDVSDDGEYMHRWSTRMLQSARELTEALPGYYYYITDYGLNEKTGRTPHTLSPLNHFYNAEQDGVKLMKWLDDAVNKDEYYSVGRHFVAR; from the coding sequence ATGAAAAGAATCTACAAGATTCTCCTGACTGCGATAGGTGGAATTATACTTATTTTCGGTGCTCTGGCGGGTTATGTTTATTTCTTCATGCTTGAAAAGCCTGCTGAACCGGATAAATGGGCTGCTGCGGAGCGCTATGTCTGGAATAAAATCAAGTTTGACCAGGATGCACAAGTCATTTCTGCCGATGGTTCGGAATACTATTTACTTGCCAATAAGGGAGCAGCTGCTGAAAATAAATTGATCATTTATTTTTCTGGGGGCGGTGTGGCCTGGGATGCGGTGACTGCCACGCATCCGATCAGTCTGGGTAATGTAATGAAGAGCGGTAAAATCAAATATTACTTTCCGAACATTCCATTCTTTAAGGTAAGTACGCTTGGCGGTCTGTTGAAAAATAATAACCCTGACAATCCGTTCAATGGTTGGAATATTGTATATATCCCTTATTCTACGGGTGATCTGCATATCGGGAATGCATTCAAGGAATATACGGACGCCAAAGGCAAGCCGTTCACCATGCGTTACAACGGTCAAGCCAATACGCGCGCAGCATTGGAATGGATTACAAACCATTTCGCTGCGCCGGAAAAGATCCTCATTGCGGGAGAAAGCGCCGGAGGATTCGGAGCTGCCTTCTGGGCGCCTGAGATTGCGAAATGCTACCCGACTGCACGCATTTATCAATATTCGGACAGCTCCTACTTAAATGCCGACCGCTGGCCAGATATTATCGATAACGAATGGAAGGCCAATTTTGCAGCAACCTTTGGTTATGAAGTCCACGGCGATTTGATTTCGTCCGTATTCGCGGCGAACCGCAAGCTGCTCCCGGACAACGCGGTACTTTTGCAGTCCAATACACTTTATGATGAGCTGTTGTTCGACTTTGAAAAGGATTTGAATGGTGACGTTTCGGATGATGGCGAATATATGCATCGCTGGTCGACGCGCATGCTGCAATCTGCCCGAGAGCTTACTGAAGCATTACCAGGCTACTATTATTACATCACGGATTACGGTCTTAACGAGAAGACGGGCAGGACACCACATACACTCTCCCCATTAAACCATTTCTACAATGCCGAACAGGACGGGGTGAAGCTGATGAAGTGGCTGGACGATGCCGTGAATAAGGATGAATATTACTCCGTGGGGCGGCATTTTGTAGCACGATAA
- a CDS encoding S-layer homology domain-containing protein translates to MKKTLAKYLLVTMGLTTAIPTTFAGSPIAVERKFSDIATLSAERQAAILQAQQMGLFTGDSTGRFHPYGLTSRQEMAVVLASTLQLPLKKGSTPSFTDVKKTDWTASAIEAVYRAGLMGEVGNGKFRPTASLTYEELAVILDRAARWQSNVQATAPVSADFSKVSVWAKPSVTRAFGEGVMGTKEGGFQPKSFVQRQDLAEIVLHTFFPENHPSSLQRISDDSVQINGIQYTLANNVKGVLRIANAAVLKGAKIRFVANGRTIERITSLEITRSGAEPSANGAEFSGNLMLDGSGSAIDGNLTVSGDFISLNNVHVTGNLEISSKLAHDFYSNGLKVTGHTLVNGGDSNTVVFDNASLGQVSVNKQDVRVEALGSSKIDNVSVSSNASLVFDGHGTVSKVTLQEGASKVELTGTVSSLALTGNQATTLSGNANIGELIVSSATQVNLNVTGTVQQLTVNDPKAAVTLSSDTKVSNVTLGPGVSGSAVTTTPAAQKSTSSAAQESTPVAEVNRPPVVERTLPDLMFDLSDGDQYVDVNGLFSDPDNDKLTMAPQTSNKNIVKAAQTGMTVTLTPVAAGTAVITMRVNDGKGHVVSTSFNVKVTSVPNQPPVSLDIPDQSLEAGTATKDIDLSLYFSDPENEALTYTATVQNGALATASVIGNKLSITPLAEGETTIHVTAQDPKGARASKTIVLKVTRANVPNQPPVGLDIPDQSLEAGTAAKDIDLSLYFSDPENEALSYTATVQDETLATVSVIGSKLSITPLAEGETTIQVTVQDPKGATASKTIVLKVTPANNTNQPPVSLDMPDQSLEAGTAAKDIDLSLYFSDPENEALTYTATVQNGALATAVVTGSKLSITPLAEGETTILVTAQDPKGATASKTIVLKVTPTNVPNQPPVGLDMPDQSLEAGTTAKDIDLSAYFSDPENEALTYTATVQNGALATASVIGNKLSITPLAEGETTIEVTAQDPKGATASKTIVLKVTSANVPNQPPVGLDMPDQSLGAGTAAKDIDLSLYFSDPENEALTYTATVQNGALATAVVTGSKLSITPLAEGVTTIEVTATDPKGAYTSRTINLTVTAAAVTPPNKPPVVVAAIQTQLLSPGYTNTRSYDLSQLFEDPDGDAMTFIAVVSNPNAAQATVNGSELTLSPGKAGHTGSVTVTITATDSNGGSATYNLTVLSVQLVDKGFVEINTKVGVPNLTYDLKSQFPGQSNFNVYFATPDQTLMGPTPLNGTVWASAPMNGDYWIIGADNKAVLLRVNVKAQVSGEAYFSQYIDGGDYNKALQIRNPYFGTAQRFTGYSIDVYHYNPGTNAITSATTNIFQIPVQNIQDIDNVNVIDGAFYDFFDVINAVYYNVELNLNVPGKKLIAIVLKHNGNVIDVLGDPTSHDEFMPTGGTIIRKAAIYSGSAKFSETGEWNVYAKGTYQYFNQRTP, encoded by the coding sequence ATGAAAAAGACGCTCGCAAAATATTTACTCGTTACCATGGGTTTGACTACTGCGATCCCGACGACGTTCGCCGGAAGCCCTATCGCCGTCGAACGGAAGTTCAGCGATATAGCAACGTTAAGCGCCGAGCGCCAGGCGGCTATATTGCAGGCGCAACAGATGGGGCTGTTCACGGGAGATTCGACTGGACGATTCCATCCTTATGGATTGACTTCCCGGCAAGAGATGGCGGTTGTACTCGCATCGACACTGCAATTGCCTTTGAAGAAAGGTTCGACTCCGTCTTTTACGGATGTGAAAAAAACGGACTGGACGGCTTCAGCAATCGAAGCCGTCTATCGCGCCGGATTAATGGGCGAGGTAGGCAACGGAAAATTCCGTCCTACCGCGTCGCTGACCTACGAAGAGCTTGCCGTCATACTCGACCGCGCGGCACGGTGGCAGTCGAATGTTCAGGCGACTGCACCGGTATCGGCCGACTTCTCTAAAGTTTCAGTGTGGGCGAAGCCATCCGTGACCCGCGCGTTCGGCGAGGGCGTAATGGGGACCAAAGAAGGCGGATTTCAGCCGAAAAGCTTCGTGCAACGCCAAGATCTCGCGGAGATTGTGCTGCACACCTTCTTCCCTGAGAATCATCCATCATCATTACAACGAATTTCGGATGACTCAGTTCAAATTAACGGTATTCAATACACGCTTGCGAACAACGTCAAAGGCGTGCTTCGCATAGCCAACGCGGCGGTACTGAAAGGTGCTAAAATTCGGTTTGTCGCGAACGGACGAACGATCGAACGCATTACATCGTTGGAAATTACCCGGAGCGGCGCCGAACCGTCAGCTAATGGAGCGGAGTTTTCCGGAAATCTTATGCTCGACGGAAGCGGCAGTGCGATTGACGGAAATTTGACCGTATCCGGGGATTTTATCAGCTTGAACAATGTACACGTCACTGGAAATCTAGAGATTTCGTCTAAACTTGCCCACGATTTCTACTCGAACGGTCTGAAGGTGACGGGCCATACACTCGTTAATGGCGGTGACAGCAATACGGTCGTCTTCGATAATGCATCACTGGGACAAGTATCGGTCAATAAGCAGGATGTGCGGGTTGAAGCACTCGGCAGCTCCAAAATCGATAATGTCAGTGTCTCATCCAATGCGTCGCTCGTGTTCGATGGCCATGGAACGGTCAGCAAAGTTACGCTTCAGGAAGGTGCGTCTAAAGTAGAGCTGACGGGGACGGTTTCTTCTTTGGCATTAACGGGAAATCAGGCGACAACGCTCTCAGGCAATGCAAATATCGGGGAGTTAATCGTAAGCTCGGCCACTCAGGTTAACTTGAATGTGACAGGCACCGTGCAACAGCTTACCGTGAACGATCCGAAAGCTGCTGTAACGTTAAGCTCAGATACGAAAGTATCGAACGTCACATTAGGCCCGGGCGTATCGGGGTCCGCAGTAACGACGACGCCTGCGGCACAGAAATCAACTTCGTCTGCAGCACAGGAATCGACTCCGGTGGCTGAAGTAAATCGGCCGCCCGTCGTCGAACGTACATTGCCGGATCTTATGTTCGATCTGAGCGACGGCGATCAGTACGTGGATGTTAATGGATTGTTCAGCGATCCGGATAACGACAAGCTGACGATGGCACCGCAGACGTCCAACAAAAATATCGTTAAGGCAGCGCAGACTGGTATGACGGTAACACTCACGCCGGTCGCGGCAGGCACCGCAGTTATCACGATGCGTGTCAACGATGGCAAAGGTCACGTCGTGTCGACTTCGTTCAACGTGAAGGTGACGAGCGTTCCGAACCAGCCCCCAGTCAGCCTAGACATCCCGGATCAATCGTTGGAAGCTGGTACGGCCACTAAGGATATCGATTTGTCACTCTACTTCTCCGATCCGGAGAATGAGGCGTTGACGTATACAGCGACGGTGCAGAACGGGGCGTTGGCGACAGCCAGCGTGATCGGGAACAAGTTGAGCATTACACCGCTAGCCGAAGGCGAGACGACGATCCATGTGACGGCGCAGGATCCGAAAGGAGCAAGGGCGTCGAAAACGATCGTCTTGAAGGTGACGCGAGCGAACGTTCCGAACCAGCCGCCTGTCGGCCTCGACATCCCGGATCAATCGTTGGAAGCTGGCACGGCCGCCAAGGATATCGATTTGTCGCTCTATTTCTCCGATCCGGAGAATGAGGCATTGTCGTATACGGCGACAGTGCAAGATGAGACGTTGGCTACAGTCAGCGTGATCGGCAGCAAATTGAGCATTACGCCGCTAGCCGAAGGAGAGACGACGATTCAAGTAACGGTGCAGGATCCGAAAGGAGCAACGGCGTCGAAGACGATCGTCTTGAAGGTGACACCTGCGAACAATACGAATCAGCCGCCTGTCAGCCTCGACATGCCGGATCAATCGTTGGAAGCCGGAACGGCCGCCAAGGATATCGATTTGTCGCTCTATTTCTCCGATCCGGAGAATGAGGCATTGACGTATACAGCGACGGTGCAGAACGGAGCATTGGCGACAGCCGTCGTGACCGGCAGCAAACTGAGTATTACGCCGCTAGCCGAAGGCGAGACGACGATTCTAGTGACGGCGCAGGATCCGAAAGGAGCAACGGCGTCGAAGACGATCGTCTTGAAGGTGACGCCGACGAACGTTCCGAACCAGCCCCCTGTCGGCCTCGACATGCCGGATCAATCGTTGGAAGCCGGAACGACCGCCAAGGATATCGACCTGTCGGCGTATTTCTCCGATCCGGAGAATGAGGCGTTGACTTATACAGCGACGGTACAGAACGGAGCGTTGGCGACAGCCAGCGTGATCGGGAACAAGCTGAGTATTACGCCGCTAGCCGAAGGCGAGACGACGATCGAAGTGACGGCGCAGGATCCGAAAGGAGCAACGGCGTCGAAGACGATCGTCTTGAAGGTGACGTCAGCGAACGTTCCGAATCAGCCGCCTGTCGGCCTCGACATGCCGGATCAATCGTTGGGAGCCGGAACGGCCGCCAAGGATATCGATTTGTCGCTCTATTTCTCCGATCCGGAGAATGAGGCATTGACGTATACAGCGACGGTGCAGAACGGAGCATTGGCGACAGCCGTCGTGACCGGCAGCAAACTGAGCATTACGCCGCTAGCCGAAGGCGTGACAACGATCGAAGTGACAGCGACGGATCCGAAGGGCGCCTATACGTCGAGAACGATCAATTTGACGGTAACCGCCGCCGCAGTTACGCCTCCCAATAAACCGCCGGTGGTCGTAGCCGCGATTCAGACGCAACTGTTAAGTCCGGGCTATACGAATACTCGCTCTTACGATCTATCCCAGCTATTCGAGGATCCAGATGGCGATGCGATGACCTTTATCGCGGTTGTAAGCAATCCGAATGCTGCGCAAGCGACGGTAAACGGTAGCGAGCTCACCCTGTCGCCTGGTAAGGCTGGCCATACGGGATCCGTTACCGTTACGATCACAGCTACTGATAGCAACGGAGGATCCGCAACGTACAATTTAACCGTGCTCTCGGTACAACTGGTCGACAAAGGCTTCGTCGAGATCAACACCAAAGTCGGCGTGCCGAACCTGACTTACGATCTGAAGTCCCAATTCCCGGGGCAGTCGAACTTTAATGTCTATTTCGCAACGCCGGACCAGACGTTAATGGGTCCGACGCCTTTGAACGGGACAGTATGGGCCAGTGCCCCGATGAACGGCGACTACTGGATCATCGGCGCGGATAATAAAGCCGTGTTGCTGCGCGTCAACGTCAAGGCGCAAGTAAGTGGAGAAGCTTACTTCTCCCAATACATCGATGGCGGAGATTACAATAAAGCACTCCAAATCCGCAATCCTTATTTCGGTACGGCGCAACGCTTTACGGGATATTCTATCGATGTGTATCACTACAACCCGGGAACGAACGCAATTACGAGTGCAACGACGAATATTTTCCAGATTCCTGTGCAAAATATACAGGATATAGACAACGTCAACGTGATCGACGGCGCATTTTATGATTTCTTTGATGTCATTAATGCGGTCTATTACAACGTCGAACTGAATCTCAATGTTCCAGGCAAAAAATTGATAGCGATCGTCTTGAAGCATAACGGAAACGTTATCGACGTCCTCGGCGATCCGACCAGCCATGACGAGTTCATGCCAACCGGCGGAACGATAATCCGAAAAGCCGCCATCTATAGCGGATCCGCGAAGTTCTCGGAAACTGGGGAATGGAACGTCTATGCGAAAGGCACTTACCAATACTTCAATCAGAGAACACCTTGA
- a CDS encoding GNAT family N-acetyltransferase, which translates to MLAHYRNCQNDEDYAQFTLYFIRNRKDFNRQFSLADALVHVLESIPNSRIILITDKMGAMIGWGHYRYLNTENEFDPKGEIVFVNSAIVHPSYRSSRVFIQGFRYLVQQIVAENCGVNYLQFCAQIDNTYLNRLYAKFARVIGQREGYHGIENVYSSDFGQLLQYLKLSSKGGD; encoded by the coding sequence ATGCTTGCCCATTACCGGAATTGCCAAAATGATGAGGATTATGCGCAGTTTACGTTATATTTTATCCGAAACCGAAAAGATTTTAACCGCCAATTCTCACTTGCGGATGCACTTGTACATGTGTTGGAATCCATCCCCAACTCCCGCATTATATTAATAACGGACAAGATGGGGGCAATGATAGGTTGGGGGCATTATCGCTATCTTAATACTGAGAATGAATTTGATCCCAAAGGTGAAATCGTTTTTGTTAATTCTGCCATTGTCCACCCCTCCTATCGCAGCAGCCGCGTATTTATTCAGGGGTTCCGCTATTTGGTACAACAAATCGTCGCAGAGAATTGTGGCGTTAACTATCTACAATTTTGCGCTCAGATCGACAACACTTATCTAAATCGACTGTATGCGAAGTTTGCCCGCGTTATTGGGCAAAGAGAAGGCTACCATGGAATTGAAAATGTCTATTCCTCGGATTTCGGACAGCTACTTCAGTATCTGAAGCTCAGTTCAAAAGGCGGAGATTGA
- a CDS encoding S-layer homology domain-containing protein, with product MKTKWSKALSTAIILTAVTNPSLVSAETSKVPYRTSFVDMEQITEEKKAAIVEAARQGLLTGDDKGLFRPVDALTRQELAVLLARSLQLDTQAAPSSTHLEAGTGEWAVPYIEAVRKAGLMLGDGNGNFRPKEPVSREELAAIFVRAVNGEGTRGGNAVVVNDIGNTSAWVKDMVSTAVRLGLINAQQDGAFQPKAIVQRQDIAAYLIDIFQSKVQQATITRVDGDVVFIDNKPYLITPTLKRLIGDNNVDVLAGAVLTFKSKNRSLNDLEELEITRSGSSDKPTVLDLSGTSFSGVLRVSGVHVTIKGDGNTHIEKLEPKGNASDLQLTGVKVDTLVLSNNAAPSDIIRNYNQIKAQIGQVIGGKKDTPAPTAPVTNVPTPTPVPTPVNHAPVVNLSWSVSPMTIGSDAAINLSGLFKDQDGDSLSYKITALNSSIATVASGGTTSTPTIHPVESGTANFTVDVSDGKGGTATTTISVTVNPAPAINHNPVKNDAWAAPTFTVGTDGTLDLTGLFTDEDGDALSYTITALDENIATVVPGGTTSMPTIHPVASGTATFTVDVSDGKGGTATTTISVTVNPAPAINHDPVKNDAWAAPTFTVGTDGTLDLTGLFTDEDGDALSYTIESLDENIATVASGGTTSTPTIHPVASGTATFTVNVSDGKGGTATTTISVTVNPAPVINHAPVKNDAWTAPTFTVGTDGTLDLTGLFTDEDGDALSYTITALNSSIATVDSGDTTSTPTIHPVASGTAIFTVNVSDGKGGTATTTISVTVHPVAVVSQSPFISELVWYSVDGGFDRGIELYNPTDTVIDNIKLKIGVQEIVIDSTSGFSIPAHGTLVIYDWNSIDFFDISYATDFDFNPDSTDPIFVELYIGDMLVDRAIYSPDTTLRRNVSTTHGSANFDGSEWSTLEENTIDGLGSF from the coding sequence ATGAAGACAAAATGGAGCAAAGCGCTTTCAACAGCAATTATTTTGACCGCGGTAACGAATCCTTCGCTCGTATCCGCTGAAACCAGCAAAGTTCCCTACCGGACCTCTTTTGTGGACATGGAGCAAATTACTGAAGAAAAGAAGGCGGCGATCGTAGAAGCGGCTCGCCAAGGGTTGTTAACCGGAGACGACAAGGGCTTGTTTCGACCGGTAGATGCACTGACGCGTCAAGAGCTGGCTGTTCTGCTAGCGAGATCTTTGCAGTTGGATACGCAAGCCGCACCTAGCAGCACTCACCTTGAGGCGGGGACGGGAGAGTGGGCTGTTCCTTACATCGAGGCGGTTCGCAAAGCTGGATTGATGCTAGGGGATGGCAACGGCAATTTCCGTCCGAAGGAACCGGTATCTCGGGAAGAGCTCGCAGCGATATTTGTACGTGCCGTTAATGGCGAAGGGACACGTGGAGGCAATGCGGTCGTCGTTAATGATATCGGTAACACTTCCGCTTGGGTGAAAGATATGGTATCCACGGCTGTTCGTCTCGGATTGATCAATGCGCAACAAGACGGGGCGTTCCAACCGAAGGCAATTGTGCAACGGCAGGATATCGCGGCTTATTTAATTGATATTTTCCAGTCAAAGGTGCAGCAGGCGACCATTACGAGAGTCGACGGGGATGTCGTCTTTATCGATAATAAGCCGTACCTTATTACTCCGACGTTGAAGCGTCTGATCGGAGACAACAATGTGGACGTGCTTGCAGGCGCAGTGTTGACTTTCAAATCGAAAAACCGCTCGCTTAACGATTTGGAAGAACTGGAAATCACGCGGAGTGGCAGCAGCGACAAGCCGACTGTGCTCGATCTTAGCGGCACATCGTTCAGCGGCGTATTGCGGGTTTCGGGCGTTCACGTGACGATCAAGGGAGACGGGAATACCCATATCGAGAAACTCGAACCGAAGGGCAATGCTTCAGATCTTCAGCTCACCGGCGTAAAAGTCGATACGCTGGTATTATCGAATAACGCAGCTCCATCCGACATTATCCGAAATTATAACCAAATAAAGGCGCAGATCGGACAAGTGATCGGCGGCAAGAAGGATACGCCGGCACCAACCGCCCCGGTGACGAATGTACCGACGCCAACACCTGTGCCGACACCTGTGAACCATGCGCCAGTCGTGAACCTAAGTTGGTCAGTGTCTCCAATGACGATAGGCTCGGACGCTGCAATAAATCTCTCGGGCTTGTTCAAAGATCAAGACGGTGACTCCCTCAGCTATAAGATCACGGCACTCAACTCGTCCATCGCGACCGTTGCTTCCGGCGGGACAACGAGCACCCCGACGATCCATCCGGTAGAAAGCGGTACGGCTAACTTCACGGTGGACGTGTCCGACGGCAAGGGCGGTACGGCTACAACGACGATTAGCGTTACGGTAAACCCGGCACCAGCTATTAATCATAACCCTGTAAAGAACGATGCATGGGCCGCACCTACATTCACGGTAGGCACAGACGGAACGCTCGACCTTACAGGTTTGTTCACGGATGAAGACGGCGACGCGCTCAGCTATACGATTACGGCGCTAGACGAGAACATCGCGACGGTCGTTCCCGGTGGTACAACGAGCATGCCGACGATCCATCCGGTAGCGAGCGGTACGGCTACTTTCACGGTAGACGTCTCCGACGGCAAGGGCGGTACGGCGACAACGACGATTAGCGTTACGGTAAACCCGGCACCAGCTATTAATCATGATCCTGTAAAGAACGATGCATGGGCCGCACCTACGTTCACGGTAGGCACAGACGGAACACTGGACCTTACAGGCTTATTCACGGATGAAGACGGCGACGCGCTCAGCTATACGATCGAATCGCTAGACGAGAACATCGCGACCGTTGCTTCCGGCGGGACAACGAGCACCCCGACGATCCATCCGGTAGCGAGCGGTACGGCTACCTTCACGGTAAACGTGTCCGACGGCAAGGGCGGTACGGCTACAACGACGATTAGCGTTACGGTAAATCCGGCACCAGTTATTAACCATGCGCCGGTAAAGAACGATGCATGGACTGCGCCTACGTTCACGGTAGGCACAGACGGAACGCTCGACCTTACAGGCTTATTCACAGATGAAGACGGCGACGCGCTCAGCTATACGATTACGGCGCTCAACTCGTCCATCGCGACGGTCGATTCAGGCGACACAACAAGCACGCCGACGATCCATCCGGTAGCGAGCGGTACGGCTATCTTCACGGTAAACGTGTCCGACGGCAAGGGCGGTACGGCTACAACGACGATTAGCGTTACGGTTCATCCGGTGGCGGTAGTGAGCCAAAGCCCGTTCATCTCCGAATTGGTATGGTACTCGGTTGACGGTGGATTCGATAGAGGGATCGAGCTTTATAATCCGACGGACACGGTAATTGATAACATCAAGCTCAAAATCGGCGTACAGGAAATCGTGATCGATTCCACAAGCGGTTTTAGTATTCCGGCACATGGCACTCTCGTGATTTACGACTGGAATAGCATAGATTTTTTTGATATATCCTATGCCACCGATTTCGATTTCAATCCTGATAGCACTGATCCGATCTTCGTGGAGCTTTACATTGGCGACATGCTAGTCGACCGCGCAATTTACTCCCCTGATACGACGCTCCGTCGGAACGTCAGTACGACGCACGGCAGCGCAAACTTCGACGGTTCCGAATGGTCGACGCTAGAAGAGAATACGATTGACGGTTTGGGTAGCTTCTAA
- a CDS encoding acyltransferase family protein — MSAPIDKKYGGLDGFRMIAAILVITNHTSPLLSYDAFADFALSRIVSRMTVPFFFMCTGYFFLQKIGADKSKNFDMLKKFLKKLGKLYVISIILYIPINVYAGYFTNHFSVVTMVKDILFNGTLYHLWYFPGLMLGVCICYFLYTRLSAIGAFLISLLLYGIGLLGDSYYAFAQMNPSIESIYQAMFSLFDSTRNGIFFAPVFVMLGGLIATYGKHDQGKKMSYTVGFVFFFCMMVTEGLLVHAFHLSRNDSMYLLSIPCVYFLFQLLLSIRIGSNAYLRTLGMYVYVLHPMCIVIIRVVGKLTGLTPLIVGNSLIHFLLVTLLSFVVSVIAIKVVKKLKKVISSAPAFNSIN, encoded by the coding sequence ATGAGCGCGCCTATTGATAAGAAGTACGGCGGTCTGGATGGTTTTAGAATGATTGCCGCAATCCTCGTGATCACCAACCATACGTCGCCACTTCTGTCCTATGATGCGTTTGCTGATTTCGCCCTCTCACGAATCGTTTCCAGGATGACGGTTCCGTTTTTCTTTATGTGCACGGGGTATTTCTTCTTGCAAAAGATCGGCGCGGATAAAAGTAAGAATTTTGATATGCTGAAGAAGTTTTTAAAGAAGTTAGGAAAGTTATACGTGATTTCTATCATTTTATATATTCCAATAAATGTGTATGCCGGATATTTTACAAATCATTTTTCAGTTGTGACGATGGTTAAAGACATCTTGTTTAACGGGACGCTGTATCATCTGTGGTATTTTCCGGGCCTCATGCTAGGAGTCTGTATTTGTTACTTTCTCTATACGAGACTTTCTGCTATAGGAGCTTTCTTGATATCGTTGCTCCTGTATGGAATCGGGTTATTGGGTGACAGCTATTATGCATTTGCACAGATGAATCCGTCTATTGAAAGCATTTATCAAGCTATGTTTTCCTTGTTCGATTCCACGAGGAACGGTATTTTTTTTGCCCCTGTGTTTGTTATGTTGGGGGGCCTGATTGCTACATACGGCAAACATGATCAGGGAAAGAAGATGTCGTACACGGTTGGATTTGTCTTTTTCTTCTGCATGATGGTTACGGAAGGCTTGCTTGTACATGCATTTCATCTGTCCCGGAATGATAGTATGTATCTGTTGTCGATTCCGTGTGTATATTTTCTGTTTCAACTCTTGCTTAGCATTAGAATCGGAAGCAATGCGTATCTGAGGACTCTGGGCATGTATGTCTATGTCCTACATCCGATGTGCATCGTCATCATCCGAGTCGTGGGAAAATTAACAGGACTTACGCCGTTGATCGTTGGAAATAGTCTGATCCATTTCTTGCTGGTAACGTTACTGTCATTTGTTGTCTCTGTAATCGCGATAAAAGTTGTAAAAAAGCTGAAAAAAGTGATCAGCAGCGCGCCAGCTTTCAATTCAATCAACTGA